The window ATCTTTAAAACCCAGGCCACCTTCCATCACATGCTTTGTTACTCGAATGAATTACATGAAATGCAAAATAGGTAACGGTGTCTATTGCATGAAATCCTAGATTTTCATTCGAGTAACAAAGCAGGTAACGATAATTCATGTATTTCATGCAAGGATTTCAAATGCCTTTCATTAAGGTCTTTGATATTTATTCTTTTTTAGGTAATCAGGTCTTTGATACTTCATGATATAGATGACCACAATGCAATTCATCTTTGGTGAGATGCCTTTGATTGTTACGTTCTATATAACGTGACACCGTTACCTATTTTGCATTTCATGTAATTCATCTAGTTCAACCACATTATATGTAGAACGTAACAATCAAAGGCATCTCACCAAAGATGAATTGCATTGTGGTCATTTATATCATGAAGTATCAAAGACCTGATTACCTAAAAAAGAAGAAATATCAAAGACCTTAATGAAAGGCATTTGAAGAGCGAAGTTGAGTTTCATTGTGGCCGTCTTTGATCATGAAATATCGAAGAGGTTTTTCGAGCAATAGGACTAGTAACATTGTTGCCAGTAGGATGTTAGGGTTCTTATGAAAATACTGGTGAGCTGCATAAATTTTGTAACTTTTACAAGATGAAAAGAGCTGATGAATATAAGAGCATTTGGAGAGTGAAATTAACACCATGTCCCCTCTCTTGACCTATTTCTTTCTTTTCTTGTCCTTGGTAGGTAAGCACTTACTACTTTCTTTATAGCTTCTAGTACTAGTGAGATCATTTGAATTAGGCTAGCTGATAGACATGTTTTCCAGATTTCATTTATTAGTCATGATCTATGTCATTAACTTATTTCATACAAATGATCGACATCAATTGATGTCTTAAAGTTGGTGGTCATGTTAGTGTCTAGTATTATTGCTACTATTATGCTTGGCATATGCATGCATGAGATATGGGAACCAAAATGCACCTCAAATTGATATGAATCAAGTCAATTAACCAAGACAAACATAAACTTAGCACTCATTAAAATGTAAATTAACTGAGTATCCATCTTAACATGCTGTTAAACACAGCAAATAGAATTAAACACTAACGACATAACAAATTCTAGGATGAACCACACTCTGAAGTAGTCTGAGATGTAAGGTAGTAGCAGTAGTAGTAGTAGTACTCATAAGCTGTGAACTGAAGGCAAATGTGATGGTGAATCAAGCTCTGGGCTTGAGTTTGCCCTCATTAGCCAGCCTGAAGAGACGAGCTTGGTTTTTTGCTGCCTTGTTGGAACTCAGTCCTCTGACGAAGCTGTCCCTGACTTGCGTGGTAGTGAAATGGAACCTGTTGTCCACCATTGAGTTGAGCAAGGCAGCTGTTCCTTCTCTGTAGAGTTCCCCAACTCCATCTGTACGAGTGTTGGAAAGCGCTTGCTGCAAGTTCATGGTGCTTGATCCGAACCCTGGAAGGCTAGTTAGACCAAAGGTATGACCCATAGTTGCCCACCAGCCCACAAGACCCCAGATCACTGTGGGGTGGTTCCTCCAGTAGCTGCAACAATGCAAAACAAGGCTGTTAGTTTCTCAAACTTAGAGATATTATAATTCTTGTGCGTGAGTAGTGATGTAGTTGATGAGAGTACTTACGTGCATGTGAAGGGAGGGGAGTTGGGATTAGGAAGATAGGGAGGTGTAGGAACACCTGGAGTCCCGGGGTCGATTGGTGGAGTTCCGATGATTGGAGGAGTAACAATGACAGGGGGTGTTAATGGGGTTGAAGGTGGAGTTCTGTAGGTTGGAGTTGATGGTGGAGTTCCGTAGGTTGGAGTTGATGGTGGAGTTCCGTAGGTTGGGGTTGAAGGAGTTGTCGGTCTTGATGGAGTTGGAGTTAGTCTTGATGGTGGTGTACCACAGTTGGTAGGTGGTGATGGTGAAGGGTTGTAGCTTCCATGAGAGGGAGGGTTGGAATGAGATGGGGTATGGTGGTGGGAAGGAGGACTTCCATGTGAACCTGCATTTCATGAAGCGAAAGATTAGTATATGAGAAAGACATATTTAGATGATCTATATAGCATGCATGAATAAAAACAAAAACGAAGGAACAGATACAATGTGTATCTGTGAGGATGAGTGAGGAAAAATATACCTCCGGGAGTGGTGCTTCCACCGTGGCCTGAAGGTGGGGGAGTTCCGGTGCCGGGGTCTGGAGTGTAGTAGTTCTTCTGGTCCTCAAAGGTGGTGGACATGACAGGGATGACCAGGTTGTGGGAGAGCATACCAGCAACCAATGCCCATATGAACAAAGAAGAAGACGCTTTGTTCCTCATCATAGCACCCATTTCTGTTTCGCTTCAAGAAGTGTTGGGAGGAGAACTGAAGGATGAAGCAGTGTGAGTTTGGCAGGAGGAAGAGGGGTGAATATATAAAGGGTAGATAGAGAGAGGAGTAAATATATGCAGGTGAAGGAGTATTGTGGGTAGTTGATGTTGCAGGTGCATTTATTTTTCCTATTTACTCCTTGATGCTCTCTCTCTCGATCTCTCTCTCTGGTCAAGTATTCGGAGTCGCTTCGCTAGAAACACAGATCACCCCATAAACACAATTCAGAACTCTCTCTCTCTCTCTCACACACACACACACATAAACAAGAAAAATTAGGTATATATGTGTTGAATTACTTAAGAAGTTGATTGCTTCATGTGGCCTGCATGGGGAAAATCATGGGGCTCTTGATATATAATA of the Fragaria vesca subsp. vesca linkage group LG6, FraVesHawaii_1.0, whole genome shotgun sequence genome contains:
- the LOC101303249 gene encoding protodermal factor 1-like, which gives rise to MGAMMRNKASSSLFIWALVAGMLSHNLVIPVMSTTFEDQKNYYTPDPGTGTPPPSGHGGSTTPGGSHGSPPSHHHTPSHSNPPSHGSYNPSPSPPTNCGTPPSRLTPTPSRPTTPSTPTYGTPPSTPTYGTPPSTPTYRTPPSTPLTPPVIVTPPIIGTPPIDPGTPGVPTPPYLPNPNSPPFTCTYWRNHPTVIWGLVGWWATMGHTFGLTSLPGFGSSTMNLQQALSNTRTDGVGELYREGTAALLNSMVDNRFHFTTTQVRDSFVRGLSSNKAAKNQARLFRLANEGKLKPRA